TGCCATCCTTGTCGAATTTTCGGGATCGCCTTCTGCATCTTGCGTTTGCGCATGTCCCTCGGGTTCCATATCAGCCACATGAGCCAGCAAATCCAAAGCATCAGACGGATTCAAAAGATCCGACGACGTGAAGTGGCCCTTGAGCCGCACCGCATCACCTGTaggctcttcatcatcctcggaTTGTTGGTCTAGAGGTGACCCAAGGTTTGATGACAGCCATTCACTATGTTGGTCTGGTTCACGGGGATCCTGTGCTGGCACTGGATTCATTCGGTTGATTGGTCTGCTTGGCGATGCTTGATGAGAATCATTTGTTGACCTAGAATAACCAAGACGCTGGCCCTTGATACGACGACCACCCCGTCGAGATGTAGCGAGGATACATTCTTGATTCTTCTCGATGCATCGCCGACACGGAGGGTCTCCAGGCACGCCACTGGAGTCACTTCTCACAGGTCAATTGATTTCTTAGCCAGTGGCGGCAATTGCCATGACTTACAGGTCACATCGGGTCTTACGAGATCTGCAGCTCACGCAGGCTCTCGAAACCCTCTTCTCGGTCTCTGGTCCCGTCGGTGGTGTCATCATGCGTGGAGGGTTTTCAAACACCGAGAGGAGAGGGGAACGCGGCATTTGAATATGATGAGGGTCTTGGTTAACTAATCATACGGCGACATCGGTCTAGGGAGCCTAGATTGGTATGGCTTGGGTTAAGCTTTGAGCTATGGACATGTACCGATGTCACAGGACTTGAAGATACTGAGCTAGGACGGAATATTCCGCTACAGAACGTGACTAGGGGGTCTAGATTCTAGAAGATGACATGGAAGCTGAGAATTATTGGTGATGGCTATTGAAGCTGAAAACCCCGGTCTTTGAATCGTATCACGCTAAAGCGCGACCTTCTCCGGGGGAATGGGTCGGCCAAGGAAATAATTTGTGAATCTTCGTCTTGCCCCAGTTTTAAACCACCTGATATTAAGGGATCGGGAATAAGAAGATAAACTTGCAGCCAAAATGTCTTGATTTTAATCTATAGGAGTTACACTATAAGAAATATCTATTCTATTTTGTAACTAATTTTACAGTTGATCCAGTTGCCCGTGAGATCAGAGCATAGTGATCTATTTCAAGCCGCCACTCAAAAGGATATCTTGTCCGGTCATGTAACCATTCCTTGCCAACCTATAACACGTATTAGACAAGCGAAGACCCTTCCGTTCAGCGGGACTTACATGATGATCGCCTCGCAAACCTCATTAGGTGAGCCGAGACGGTGAACTGGAATAGATGCAGCAATGGCGAGACCGGGGTCAGTCTTTTTCAGCTCTTCCAAATTACACCCTTTATCCCAGGTTCTACAACCAAACATTAGCCAAGTTTCGATGTTGAGATAGTCACAGAATCTTACTCTGAGATGGGCGGTGGAATCATGCCCGTGGAGCCAATCATAGCTGGCGAGACCTACACAAACCGTCAGTTTCCACAGAATTCTTATAGATACACCAAAGAACTTACTATGTTCACTGTAACGCCTTCGGGCGCCAACAAAGTGGCCAAGTTCTGCCCCATTGAACTATAGCTTGTCAGCGTGATCACACAAGAATTCCGATGTTACTCACGTCAGAGCACCCTTTGAAGCAGCATAATGGCATCCATTCAGCCCACTTCCACGAGCAGCAATACTTCCAACCAGTATAATTCGTCCCCAGCCTTGCTGTCTCATACCAGCAAGACAAGCTTTGGTAACGACAAACTGGCTCCGACTGTTAAcctccatcatctcatcccaatCATCCTCTCCAATCTCCGCAACATCGCGGATCCGTCTTCCCAGACCAGCATTTGCAACCAGAATAGATACTGCCTTGTGCTTGGAGGATACAACATCTTGGCTCAATAAGCTTGAAACCAAAGCTCTTGTTGACTCTCTTTGTGAAAGGTCTGCATGCACAGGCACAAACAGCTGAGATGGATATGTCCTACTCAGCTCTTGTGCAAGCTTGTCTGCCTTTTCTTTACTGGAAGAATAATGTAGACCAACGTCACAACCTTGAGCAGCAAAAGCTCTCGCAACAGCGGAACCTATTCCGCCACTACAAATCGTTAGTTTGGCTGACAATACACCTCGGAACAAAATGGCAAACTCACCTTGAACCCGTCACCAAAGCCAATCGGCCTTTGAGGTTATTGTCTATCGTCTGCAATCGAAGCGCCATCCTTGTATGGTTCCAAACTTGTTTATGCGAATCATGCAAGTGTTGGTTATTGACTTTACTTGCTCATCTTATAAAGGGCGAGAAGCTAAAACTTAGCTTTGCCGCTATTCCGAAGCCATTTACCATCGGCAACTCCTTTTTCAAACACCGACGGCAATTGAAATTAGCTTCTGAATGAATCCTGGAGAAAGGGTAACTAAACCTTTCCCCGCAAACATGGGGTCCCCATGGAGTAGAGTCGTATTAAGCTTGGGAATGTGGGTTGGTCTTTATTAACCCATCCTCCGTCTCTGCTTTTTTGAATTTAATTTTCGTTCTCCACGATACAAGGCATATCAAACACTCTATCTCATTGTTTGTTGTTACACGATCAATTGTTCATCATGGAGTTGCAGGGCCAGAGCCTCATCTTGACCGTCAGTGTCTTGACGTCGTTGGGTTTTATGCTCATCGGTTATGACAATGGCCTCATGGGAGGTCTTGTCAACACTTCGGCTTTCAAAGACACTTTTGATAGTCCCGATTCTGATATGATCGGCGTTATTGTCGCCATTTACGAGAGTAAGTTCCACTTCGCCAATGGACTATGCTAGTCACTCACAGTTAGTAGTTGGATGCTTCTTTGGTGCTGTCTTCTCCTCTATCTGGGGTGAGAAGCTCGGTCGTCGACGCTCTGTTTTCATCGGTTGCGTGTTCTTGATCATTGGTGCGGTTCTCCAAGCCGCTTCTTATACACGAGCTATGATGATCGTTGGCCGTATTGTTGCGGGCGTCGGCATGGGTACTGTCAACTCAACTGTTCCTGTCATGCAGGCTGAGTTTAGTCCCAAGTCAAGCCGTGGTATTTGTAAGTTCCTGTCCTTGATCATGAGGAATAACTTTCTGATATCATATAGACGTCTGCGCCCAGCTCTCCACCCTCAACTTCGGTATTTTCCTAGTTTACTGGATCGACTATGCCCTGTCATCCCATACCGGCAGTTATGCTTGGCGCGTTCCCGTCATTCTTCAGTGTGTTCCCATTCTGGCTATCATGGGTCTCCTGTTTGTGATTCCTGAGACACCACGTTGGTTGGCAGCACATGACAGACCTGAGGAGTGTCTCAAAGTCCTTGCTCAAATCCAGGGCACTTCCACTGATGATCCTGAGGTCCAGGTTCTTCATAGCGTCATCACCCAGACTGTCGCCTATGAGACATCTATCGGTTCAGGTTCCTGGAAGGATCTTCTCAGGGAAGATAGTATCAAGTCTCGCAAGCGACTTCTTTTGGCCTGTTTTCTCCAGGCTGCGCAGCAACTCGGCGGCATCAATGCAATCATCTGTAAGTCTCaacccttcttcatcgtGTTGATGAACCATGCTGATGATCGTTAGACTACTCAAGCACCCTCTTTGAGAAGAGTGTCGGTTTCTCTGCTCACATGTCAGCCCTCATGTCTGGTTTCCTTCAGACTTGGTTCTTTGTTGCCTCTTTCATTCCTTGGGTCTTGATTGATCGCATTGGCCGAAGACCTCTTGTAAGTACAGCTCAATCCTTTCCTTATACACTAAGCTAACTTGTAAAGCTCCTATCTATGATCAGCGTCATGGCTGCTACTATGGCTGTCCAGGCAGGATTGATCTACCAGGTCGAGAACAACACCGCTACAGCACATGCCGCGGGTATTGCAGCTGCAGCTATGCTGTTTATCTTCCAGGGTGCCTTCACCATTGGTTTCCAGGCCACAGTCTGGGTCTATCCGTAAGAAATTTCCCCGCCAAACTTTATTGTCCAACACTAACAGGTTACAGCTCTGAgattcttcctcttcgcctcCGACAGCGTGGTTCATCTATCTCCACCGCCGCTAACTGGATCTTCAACTACGTATGTCACTCCCTTCTCAAACACATAGCTATGCTAACTTTTGTCCAGATGATTGTTCAAATCACTCCCATCTCCATTGATAACATTGGCTGGAGGACATACATCATCTTTGCAGTCCTGAACAGTCTCTGGGTTCctatcatcttcctcttcttccctgaGACCAAGGGACTTGAGTTGGAAGATGTTGACCATCTCTTCGGTGGAGAGGACATCATCAGCcaggttgatgagaagaccaatgctgctgttgtcatgatggagaCTGTTGGCAACAAGACTGCTGCTTAAGTTGCTGTGCACTCCTGTCGAGAAGCGGGAGTTTGGGGTGTACTATTCATGTGTTGTAAGATAGTCCTGAAGACTTAGTTGACGGCTTCAAAGAGGATAAAGGAGCGAATATTAATCAATATCTTTGACATATCTTTAATGATGTCATGTGAAAGTTACATGAATAGCACTTACTGCCGAATAATGCTTGATTGGATATGCTATCGTTCATATGCACAGAGTTTACGTATTCTCGCTGCGTGGCTTCGGCATATGAGCCACCCGCTGCAGACATTTCCATATTGGGAACGGAATTAAGTTCAGCATTAGCCGCTGAGGGGTAACGGCAGGTAACCCAGCTCAACCTCCAAATTCCAAAGCCCGATGTCCAATATTTGTTATGttatcttcctcttcatATCCCGCTTGTTTAGCTACCCCGGCATTTCAACCTCGGGATACAACCCTGACTACTCGGCACGATGTCATTTAAGATCTACAACGAAGGGGCCAATGCCATCTTTGACGCTTCTTCAACGGTCGAGGTGATTCATGAGAATGACCAGTATCCGTTCGCCCACGAAGCCGGCGTCTTCATTCCTGAAGAAAATGCCCTGTTCATCACCAGTAACCAATTCCCGGACCCAACGACCGGTCAGAAGACGATCCAAATAAGCAAAGTCCAACTCTGCCCGGATGGAAAATTTATTAGCTGTGAAGAAGTCAACGCGCCTGACGTTACCATGGCAAATGGTGGTGTGAACTACAAGGGCGGCGTACTCTTCTGCTCGCAAGGATCCTTGACTGCGCCAGGAGGTCTTGTATTCATGCAGCCTATCGCACCTTACAGATGCGCAGCGCTCGTTACCTCATTCTACGGGCGAGATTTCAATTCTCTGAATGACGTGGTTGTTCATTCTGATGGCTCTGTCTGGTTCACTGATCCAATTTATGGATACGAGCAGGGTATAAGGCCAGCTCCCCAACTACGAAACCAGGTCTATCGATATGACCCGAAAGACGAGTCAGTGCGGGTTGTGGCAGATGGATTTGGCAGACCAAACGGTATCTCGTTTAGTCCTGATGAGAAGGTTGTCTACATCACTGATACGGACTGGATT
This DNA window, taken from Fusarium oxysporum f. sp. lycopersici 4287 chromosome 7, whole genome shotgun sequence, encodes the following:
- a CDS encoding gluconolactonase gives rise to the protein MSFKIYNEGANAIFDASSTVEVIHENDQYPFAHEAGVFIPEENALFITSNQFPDPTTGQKTIQISKVQLCPDGKFISCEEVNAPDVTMANGGVNYKGGVLFCSQGSLTAPGGLVFMQPIAPYRCAALVTSFYGRDFNSLNDVVVHSDGSVWFTDPIYGYEQGIRPAPQLRNQVYRYDPKDESVRVVADGFGRPNGISFSPDEKVVYITDTDWIHGDGTTDDTRARTIYAFDLSTISGEPFLTNKRVFAMADTGIPDGIKCDTKGNVYSGCGDGVNVWSPGGVLLGKILISGGVANFCFGRNGELFMLNEHKIWRAQLASGVKGALLGI